One Pseudodesulfovibrio cashew DNA window includes the following coding sequences:
- the aroL gene encoding shikimate kinase AroL has translation MKLKRNVFLIGPRACGKTSVGQLLAGRLGAAFIDTDHELVASVGMEIADYIEAEGWDVFRDAESGVLARVAEEEPRVIGCGGGIVLRTANRDILKSGIVLYLKAEPEELAARLARDPNEAQRPSLTGKPIVEEVREVLAERAPLYEGCADAIVSGDTLETVVDRALVEVERLS, from the coding sequence ATGAAGCTGAAACGAAACGTGTTTCTAATCGGGCCCCGGGCCTGCGGCAAGACGAGTGTGGGCCAGTTGCTGGCAGGGCGGCTTGGTGCGGCCTTCATTGATACGGACCATGAACTGGTCGCATCAGTGGGCATGGAGATCGCCGATTACATCGAGGCCGAGGGCTGGGACGTCTTCCGCGACGCAGAGAGCGGGGTGCTGGCCCGTGTGGCCGAAGAAGAGCCCCGCGTGATAGGGTGTGGCGGCGGCATCGTCCTGCGCACCGCCAATCGCGATATCCTCAAATCCGGAATCGTTCTCTACCTGAAGGCCGAGCCCGAAGAGTTGGCCGCCAGGCTGGCGCGCGACCCCAACGAGGCGCAGCGGCCTTCGCTTACGGGCAAGCCCATAGTGGAAGAGGTGCGCGAGGTTTTGGCCGAACGTGCCCCGCTGTACGAGGGGTGCGCGGACGCCATAGTTTCAGGCGACACCCTGGAGACGGTCGTTGATCGGGCCCTGGTCGAGGTGGAGCGCCTTTCCTGA
- a CDS encoding TrkH family potassium uptake protein — MRIKIFSPYWLPVWVFAGAIFAGATALYLDVSHPGGTLSFVDALFTATSAMCVTGLIVVDTGSHFSRLGQDVILLLIQLGGLGIMTYTTLFIHLLGKRVSLGDRMAVGQTLLHDPSFSLAKFLGRVVGVTFLLEAVGALLLWIMDPVGFYPYSAVFHSVSAFCNAGFSLYPDSLSQWSGNAGINSVFILLITAGGLGFYVINECYEVAKTAVFDPKALRRGTPLLSWHSSIVLKTSLLLVVIGAVAIFLAEGAAGNAPESLSEWVLTALFQSVTCRTAGFNTVDIGALTNVSLVVMLGLMFIGGSPGSCAGGIKTTTFRALCSFVAAQFRGHDQIQIGRYALSHRAVNKVITLFTVAMLLVAVGTMVLTTLESAGDHYLMGRGKFMNNMFEVVSAFGTVGLSTGLTSSLNGAEKTMIIILMFVGRLGPMWLLSALHSWQTERRFELPRADLPLG; from the coding sequence ATGCGCATAAAAATCTTTTCACCATACTGGCTGCCCGTCTGGGTATTCGCCGGAGCCATTTTCGCGGGAGCCACCGCCCTGTACCTGGACGTGAGCCATCCCGGCGGCACACTCTCTTTTGTGGACGCATTGTTCACGGCCACATCGGCCATGTGCGTCACCGGGCTGATCGTTGTGGACACCGGCTCCCATTTCTCGCGCCTGGGCCAGGATGTCATCCTCCTGCTCATCCAGCTCGGCGGACTGGGCATCATGACCTACACGACACTGTTCATCCATCTGTTGGGCAAGCGCGTTTCCCTGGGTGACCGCATGGCCGTAGGCCAGACTCTGCTGCACGATCCCTCTTTCAGCCTGGCCAAGTTCCTGGGCCGTGTCGTCGGAGTGACGTTCCTGCTCGAAGCCGTAGGCGCATTGTTGCTCTGGATAATGGACCCCGTTGGATTTTATCCGTATTCAGCCGTATTTCACTCCGTTTCCGCCTTCTGCAACGCGGGTTTTTCCCTGTATCCCGATTCCCTGTCCCAGTGGAGCGGTAACGCCGGGATCAATTCGGTCTTCATCCTGCTTATCACTGCGGGCGGACTCGGATTCTACGTCATCAACGAGTGTTACGAGGTGGCCAAGACCGCAGTGTTCGATCCCAAGGCTCTGCGCAGGGGGACGCCGCTGCTCAGTTGGCATTCCTCCATCGTGCTCAAGACGTCCCTCCTCCTGGTCGTCATCGGGGCCGTGGCCATCTTCCTGGCCGAGGGTGCGGCGGGCAATGCTCCGGAGAGCCTCTCCGAGTGGGTGCTGACCGCGCTCTTCCAGTCGGTCACCTGTCGCACCGCCGGGTTCAACACCGTGGACATCGGCGCGCTGACCAACGTCTCCCTCGTGGTCATGCTCGGGCTGATGTTCATCGGCGGTTCGCCGGGCTCCTGTGCTGGCGGTATCAAAACCACTACCTTTCGCGCCCTGTGCAGTTTCGTCGCGGCCCAGTTCAGGGGGCACGACCAGATTCAGATAGGGCGCTACGCCCTGAGCCACAGGGCCGTGAACAAGGTCATCACCCTGTTCACCGTCGCCATGCTTTTGGTGGCCGTCGGGACCATGGTCCTGACTACCCTGGAGAGCGCCGGGGATCATTACCTCATGGGGCGCGGCAAATTCATGAACAACATGTTCGAGGTTGTGTCCGCGTTCGGCACGGTGGGACTCTCCACCGGGCTGACCAGCTCGCTCAACGGCGCGGAGAAGACCATGATTATCATATTGATGTTTGTTGGCAGACTCGGCCCCATGTGGCTGTTGTCCGCCCTGCACAGTTGGCAGACCGAGCGGCGTTTTGAGCTGCCCAGGGCAGACCTGCCCCTCGGTTGA
- a CDS encoding type I restriction enzyme HsdR N-terminal domain-containing protein codes for MHEASLGGTLRDYLTGEEIDETTFEEFRQALARLLVEEKGYPKAQLKAKVPLTYCVEGEEFERPLDLVVYDEDGRPMLVVVFCAGDVGSFERETVCAGRLIEGGPVAYALVTDTMDASLLDVRTGEVVARSMNAVPDYARLAEMVASAEIKPLTDEQREKQTRVFHTYCGFIYGTCCSESCSLPPMPKKG; via the coding sequence ATGCATGAGGCGAGTCTGGGCGGAACACTCCGCGACTACCTGACCGGTGAGGAAATAGACGAGACTACCTTCGAGGAATTTCGCCAGGCCCTGGCGCGCCTGCTGGTGGAGGAAAAGGGCTACCCAAAAGCCCAACTCAAGGCCAAGGTGCCCCTCACGTATTGCGTGGAAGGGGAGGAGTTCGAGCGGCCGCTTGACCTCGTGGTCTACGATGAGGATGGCAGGCCCATGCTGGTGGTCGTCTTCTGCGCAGGCGATGTGGGCTCCTTCGAGCGGGAGACTGTCTGCGCGGGCAGGCTCATTGAGGGCGGGCCTGTGGCCTATGCCCTGGTCACCGACACCATGGACGCCTCCCTGCTGGACGTCCGCACCGGCGAAGTTGTCGCCCGGTCCATGAACGCGGTGCCGGACTATGCCAGACTGGCCGAGATGGTCGCTTCGGCCGAGATAAAGCCCCTCACCGATGAGCAGCGGGAAAAGCAGACCCGTGTCTTTCACACCTATTGCGGTTTCATTTACGGGACGTGCTGCAGCGAATCATGCTCCCTGCCGCCCATGCCGAAGAAGGGCTAA
- a CDS encoding complex I subunit 4 family protein encodes MDFGYPVLTLLIAFPLVAACGLFFIKAAPVVRYYTLAVSLIECLLAVPLANFKLNAAFQFVEKIDWVHQWGLQYYLGVDGISILMVLLTVAVLPLCVLCSWTYIGKREKEFHFCLLFMTSAVLGVFCALDLVLFYVFWEAMLIPMYLLIAVWGGDDRKYASLKFFLYTLAGSTLLLAAIVAFRITGGTFSIPDLMQQNFSFRFQFWAFLAMALAFAIKVPMFPFHTWLPAAHVQAPSAGSVILAAVLLKMGTYGFLRFCLPLTPAASEYFAPMMIVISLASIIYGGAIALGQTDIKKLVAYSSVGHMGFVTLGIFLFNQRGVEGALFQMLNHGIVTGALFMMIGAVYERSHSREISKNMGLGKYLPGFMFFWGFMALASFGFPGTNGFVGEMLVFVGAFQQSTWIGFLCVPGALLAAAYMFRVSLKMAWGKPSTAKNWKDLNAREWIYLTIPAVFVLWIGLAPTPFFKIIDPSVDKLLTDFGQRKVAHVETEQPVQTAANDILSVFAANK; translated from the coding sequence TTGGACTTCGGATATCCGGTACTCACCCTGTTGATCGCATTCCCGCTTGTCGCGGCGTGTGGTCTCTTCTTCATCAAGGCCGCGCCGGTGGTGAGGTATTACACCCTTGCGGTGTCACTCATCGAGTGCCTCCTCGCCGTGCCCCTCGCTAACTTCAAACTCAACGCCGCCTTCCAGTTCGTCGAGAAAATCGACTGGGTCCACCAATGGGGACTTCAGTACTACCTCGGCGTGGACGGCATCAGCATACTCATGGTCCTGTTGACCGTAGCGGTCCTTCCGCTGTGCGTCCTGTGTTCGTGGACCTACATCGGCAAACGCGAGAAGGAATTCCACTTCTGCCTGCTGTTCATGACCAGTGCTGTCCTCGGCGTGTTCTGCGCTCTGGACCTGGTCCTGTTCTATGTGTTCTGGGAAGCCATGCTTATCCCCATGTATCTGCTTATCGCAGTTTGGGGTGGCGACGACCGCAAGTATGCGTCGCTCAAGTTCTTCCTGTACACCCTGGCGGGTTCGACCCTGCTCCTGGCGGCCATCGTGGCCTTCCGGATCACGGGCGGCACCTTCTCAATTCCCGATCTCATGCAGCAGAACTTCAGCTTCCGCTTCCAGTTCTGGGCATTCCTGGCCATGGCCCTGGCGTTCGCCATCAAGGTGCCCATGTTCCCGTTCCACACCTGGCTGCCCGCTGCGCACGTCCAGGCGCCTTCGGCCGGTTCCGTCATCCTGGCGGCCGTGCTGCTGAAGATGGGAACCTACGGCTTCCTGCGCTTCTGCCTGCCGCTGACTCCGGCGGCCAGCGAGTACTTCGCCCCGATGATGATCGTCATATCCCTGGCGTCAATCATCTACGGTGGAGCCATCGCCCTTGGGCAGACGGACATCAAGAAGCTGGTCGCCTACTCATCCGTGGGCCACATGGGCTTCGTCACGCTGGGCATCTTCCTGTTCAATCAGCGCGGCGTGGAAGGCGCGCTCTTCCAGATGCTCAACCACGGCATCGTCACCGGCGCGCTCTTCATGATGATCGGCGCGGTCTACGAGCGGAGCCACAGTCGCGAGATCTCCAAGAACATGGGCCTTGGCAAGTACCTGCCCGGTTTCATGTTCTTCTGGGGCTTCATGGCGCTGGCCTCCTTCGGTTTCCCCGGAACCAACGGGTTCGTGGGTGAAATGCTCGTCTTCGTCGGTGCGTTCCAGCAGAGCACCTGGATCGGCTTCCTCTGCGTGCCCGGCGCGCTGCTGGCGGCCGCCTACATGTTCCGCGTGTCGCTGAAGATGGCCTGGGGCAAGCCCTCCACGGCCAAGAACTGGAAGGACCTCAACGCCCGTGAATGGATCTACCTGACCATTCCCGCCGTGTTTGTCCTCTGGATCGGCCTGGCTCCCACGCCGTTCTTCAAGATCATTGACCCGTCCGTCGACAAGCTGCTTACCGATTTCGGCCAGCGCAAGGTCGCTCATGTCGAAACCGAACAGCCGGTTCAAACCGCCGCGAACGACATCCTGTCCGTGTTCGCTGCCAATAAGTAA
- a CDS encoding monovalent cation/H+ antiporter subunit D family protein, with amino-acid sequence MEGVTIVSARILLPVVITLLAPLFVWLCRKDENRREAVSFIAAALTFGSVVSMAPAVLNGHVWYYEVTTLLPGITIAFAADGLSMVFGLIAPFLWFFVTSYNIGYMRGLNEHAQTRYYVCFAVAIFGAVGVALSANVFTLYLFYEIITVFTYPLVYHHEDADAKIGARKYIVYLMGTSKLFLLPAMVLTYVLVGNLDFHLADIVNGMFTPDVVAAHPRLVALTYWLYIFGIGKAALMPFHNWLPSAMVAPTPVSALLHAVAVVKAGVFCVCRIILSGFGTKVAGALTMSQIYIGSPGTILGDTCIAHGTAYIAGFTLVVASFIALTKDDIKARLAYSTVAQLSYVVVGVTMLVDSAVQGGVMHIAHHAFSKITLFMAAGAIYVATHLKKISLMDGLGRRMPWTFGAFGIASLSMIGMPPVCGFVSKWYLINGTLDSNQWPLLVMLLLSTALNAGYFVPILYRAFFKTPSEEANIGQYNEASKTMVVPLCITATISVFLGLYPQTFLNFVNMLGKF; translated from the coding sequence ATGGAAGGGGTTACCATAGTCTCTGCCAGGATTTTGCTGCCGGTGGTGATTACACTGCTTGCGCCGCTCTTTGTCTGGCTCTGTCGTAAAGATGAAAACCGGCGTGAGGCCGTCAGCTTCATCGCCGCCGCACTTACGTTCGGCAGCGTGGTGTCCATGGCACCCGCCGTTCTCAACGGGCATGTCTGGTACTACGAAGTCACCACACTGTTGCCCGGAATAACCATTGCCTTTGCCGCCGACGGCCTGTCCATGGTCTTCGGCCTGATCGCGCCGTTCCTCTGGTTCTTCGTGACCAGCTACAACATCGGCTACATGCGCGGCCTTAACGAGCACGCGCAGACCCGTTACTATGTCTGCTTCGCGGTAGCCATCTTCGGCGCCGTGGGCGTGGCCCTGTCGGCCAACGTGTTCACCCTGTATCTCTTCTACGAGATCATCACCGTGTTCACCTATCCTCTGGTCTACCACCACGAGGACGCGGACGCGAAAATCGGAGCGCGCAAGTACATCGTCTACCTGATGGGTACTTCCAAGCTCTTCCTGCTGCCGGCCATGGTCCTGACCTACGTGCTGGTCGGCAACCTGGACTTCCACCTGGCGGACATCGTCAACGGCATGTTCACCCCGGACGTGGTCGCCGCCCACCCCAGGCTGGTGGCGCTGACCTACTGGCTGTACATCTTCGGCATCGGCAAGGCGGCTCTCATGCCGTTCCACAACTGGCTCCCGTCCGCCATGGTCGCACCGACTCCGGTCTCGGCCTTGCTGCACGCTGTGGCCGTTGTTAAGGCCGGTGTCTTCTGCGTCTGCCGCATCATTCTGTCCGGTTTCGGCACCAAGGTCGCCGGAGCGCTGACCATGAGCCAGATCTACATCGGTTCGCCCGGCACAATACTTGGCGACACCTGCATCGCGCACGGCACGGCGTATATCGCGGGCTTCACCCTGGTGGTGGCCTCGTTCATCGCCCTGACCAAGGACGACATCAAGGCGCGGCTGGCCTACTCGACAGTGGCCCAGCTCTCCTACGTCGTGGTCGGCGTGACCATGCTTGTGGATTCGGCCGTGCAGGGCGGCGTCATGCACATCGCCCACCACGCCTTCTCCAAGATCACACTCTTTATGGCCGCTGGCGCAATCTATGTCGCCACGCACCTGAAGAAGATCTCGCTGATGGACGGACTGGGCCGCAGGATGCCGTGGACCTTCGGTGCCTTCGGCATCGCGTCTCTGTCCATGATCGGTATGCCGCCGGTCTGCGGCTTCGTGTCCAAATGGTACCTGATCAACGGTACCCTGGATTCGAATCAGTGGCCGCTGCTGGTCATGCTGCTGCTCAGTACGGCCCTGAACGCCGGCTACTTTGTGCCCATCCTCTACCGCGCCTTTTTCAAGACGCCGTCCGAGGAGGCCAACATCGGCCAGTACAACGAGGCATCCAAGACCATGGTCGTGCCGCTGTGCATCACAGCCACCATCTCCGTGTTCCTGGGTCTGTATCCGCAGACGTTCCTGAACTTCGTCAACATGCTCGGCAAGTTCTAG
- the nuoK gene encoding NADH-quinone oxidoreductase subunit NuoK produces the protein MSALTLYQLVALILLCAGLFGLTQRRSLVGMLICVELMLNGAGLSMVAAAQLTDFSATLGQLGTLFVMGLAAAEATIVLAIVVVVARRFKSARSSDITTLKE, from the coding sequence ATGAGTGCCCTGACTCTGTATCAATTGGTGGCTCTGATCCTGTTATGCGCGGGCCTGTTCGGTCTGACCCAGCGTCGGAGTCTCGTCGGTATGCTGATCTGCGTCGAGCTGATGCTCAACGGAGCCGGCCTGTCCATGGTGGCGGCCGCGCAACTGACCGATTTCAGCGCAACCCTCGGCCAGCTCGGCACCCTGTTCGTCATGGGTCTCGCCGCGGCCGAAGCGACCATTGTGCTGGCCATTGTAGTAGTTGTGGCCAGGCGTTTCAAATCCGCCCGGTCCAGCGATATCACCACCTTGAAGGAGTAG
- a CDS encoding NADH-quinone oxidoreductase subunit N, giving the protein MNFNLSLIVPELYFFFLVLVLMIQSLGTREWKPEVEKWLPFGAGLGLFVTIAHYSVHGSMFYDVYKVDMMSQFFKIAIAFGFFVTVLNASRQPTLADEKRADYYMLLGFSTLGLMMLASSVELITIYLALELASYAMYATIPLRAKSKGAAEAGVKYILFGAVATALALYGLSYIMASQHTTYIAELATKNWTFADSPMAVVGLCLFLGGMFFKLALFPFHFWCPDVYQGASNETAAYVATMPKMGAIVVLVRMAMFLKPGLEITTLLAVLGACSMTFGNLSALAQKDIKRLLGFSSVAHAGYIMVGLVSGTVEGLAAAAFYALAYLVMNLLVFWIVSRVASDGRNLELSDLNGLYKKAPVLAFSLAAGAFALVGLPPTMGFMGKFFLITSAWDHGYNWLVITLVVNSAIAIYYYLSLFRHAFTEETSPNAAIAPDNGWFASAGAGMLAAAVLIIGIIPAPLFNFAITAGKDLFGLAISGGAHH; this is encoded by the coding sequence GTGAACTTCAATCTCAGTCTCATCGTCCCGGAACTCTACTTCTTCTTCCTTGTGCTGGTTCTGATGATCCAGAGCCTCGGCACCCGGGAGTGGAAGCCCGAGGTCGAAAAATGGCTTCCCTTCGGAGCCGGTCTCGGCCTGTTCGTGACCATTGCCCACTACAGTGTGCATGGTTCCATGTTCTACGACGTATACAAAGTGGACATGATGTCCCAGTTCTTCAAGATCGCCATCGCCTTCGGCTTCTTCGTGACCGTGCTCAACGCGTCACGCCAGCCGACCCTTGCCGACGAGAAGCGCGCGGACTACTACATGCTCCTTGGATTCTCCACTCTGGGCCTGATGATGCTCGCATCCAGCGTGGAACTGATCACCATCTACCTGGCACTGGAACTGGCTTCCTACGCCATGTACGCGACCATCCCGCTCCGGGCCAAGTCCAAGGGGGCAGCCGAGGCGGGCGTCAAGTACATCCTGTTCGGCGCGGTCGCCACGGCCCTGGCCCTGTACGGCTTGTCCTACATCATGGCCAGCCAGCACACGACCTACATCGCGGAACTTGCCACCAAGAACTGGACCTTTGCCGACAGCCCCATGGCCGTCGTTGGTCTCTGTCTGTTCCTGGGCGGCATGTTCTTCAAGCTGGCCCTGTTCCCGTTCCACTTCTGGTGCCCGGATGTCTATCAGGGCGCTTCCAACGAAACAGCCGCGTACGTGGCCACCATGCCCAAGATGGGCGCAATCGTGGTTCTCGTCCGTATGGCCATGTTCCTCAAGCCCGGCCTGGAGATCACTACACTGCTGGCCGTGCTCGGAGCCTGTTCCATGACCTTCGGCAACCTCTCGGCCCTGGCCCAGAAGGACATCAAGCGCTTGCTCGGGTTCTCTTCCGTGGCCCACGCCGGGTACATCATGGTCGGTCTGGTCAGCGGCACCGTGGAAGGATTGGCAGCCGCCGCCTTCTATGCTCTGGCCTACTTGGTCATGAACCTGCTGGTCTTCTGGATCGTTTCCCGGGTCGCTTCCGACGGACGCAACCTGGAACTCAGCGATCTGAACGGTCTGTACAAGAAAGCCCCGGTGCTCGCGTTCTCGCTGGCTGCCGGAGCCTTCGCCCTGGTTGGCCTGCCGCCGACCATGGGCTTCATGGGCAAGTTCTTCCTGATCACCTCGGCCTGGGACCATGGCTACAACTGGCTGGTCATCACCCTGGTCGTGAACTCCGCCATTGCCATCTACTATTATCTGAGCTTGTTCCGGCACGCCTTCACTGAGGAGACGTCACCCAATGCCGCAATTGCTCCTGATAATGGCTGGTTCGCTTCGGCTGGAGCGGGAATGCTCGCCGCCGCCGTGCTGATCATCGGCATCATCCCGGCCCCCCTGTTCAACTTCGCTATCACTGCGGGTAAGGACCTTTTCGGTCTGGCCATCTCCGGTGGAGCGCACCACTAG
- a CDS encoding Na(+)/H(+) antiporter subunit D, which translates to METSFIHPSMAFLALAAIVPLVPKGLWLNKAFRGALAILAPLIALYGIMSVEPGMYGALRYLDQTLILGRVDKLSIVFGQVFAIIAFAGAIYGMHVEDKGHYVASSLYVAGGFGCVFAADLLTVFLFWELMSIGSTFLIWQARTKECVNAGFRYFLYHTVGGLFLLAGLLLKYKATGSFAFVGVEASHAQFYDWLILIGFCVNAAVVPLHAWLPDAYPRASVGGAVYMCAFTTKTAVYVLCRGFAGWEVLAIAGTCMAVYGVLYACIENNARRILSYHIVSQVGYMVAGIGIGTAMTLNGAVAHAYAHILYKGLLFMGTGAVLYSVGTAKLDELGGLAYKLPWVMVWYMVAALSISGMPLFNGFISKTMTIAGAAEAHHTWLALGMEIAAVGTFISVGVKLPYFAFWGGKKEYTGEVKPIPVNMYVGMAIAGLLCIAQGVYPHMLYKYLPFEVEHHAFVPWTIDKVINSSLLLGFSGLAFYLTRKVIKPHAFLNLDFDWFYRLIGRVTMRGICWPSSKVDDVWTEVYRTVGLKALIDAGRGTSVFDKKGIDTVVDGSAYSVRNIGRFGAKVQNANLQDYLAYATVLGLGIFALVWYFG; encoded by the coding sequence ATGGAGACTAGCTTCATCCATCCCTCCATGGCGTTCCTGGCGCTGGCGGCCATCGTGCCGCTGGTCCCCAAGGGGCTGTGGCTCAACAAGGCGTTCAGGGGGGCTCTTGCCATCCTCGCGCCGCTTATCGCGCTCTACGGCATCATGTCCGTGGAACCGGGCATGTACGGTGCCCTGCGCTACCTTGATCAGACGCTGATCCTGGGCCGGGTGGACAAGCTGTCCATCGTCTTCGGCCAGGTCTTCGCCATCATCGCCTTTGCGGGCGCAATCTACGGCATGCACGTGGAGGACAAGGGACACTACGTGGCCTCGTCCCTGTACGTGGCGGGCGGCTTCGGCTGCGTGTTCGCGGCCGACCTGCTGACTGTGTTCCTGTTCTGGGAACTCATGTCCATCGGCTCCACCTTCCTGATCTGGCAGGCCCGGACCAAGGAGTGCGTGAACGCGGGTTTCCGGTACTTCCTGTACCACACCGTGGGCGGGTTGTTCCTGCTGGCGGGGCTGCTGCTCAAGTACAAGGCCACCGGCTCCTTCGCCTTCGTCGGCGTGGAGGCGAGCCATGCCCAGTTCTATGACTGGCTGATCCTGATCGGCTTCTGCGTGAACGCCGCCGTGGTGCCGCTGCACGCATGGCTGCCCGACGCCTACCCCCGGGCCTCCGTGGGTGGCGCGGTGTACATGTGCGCCTTCACCACCAAGACCGCTGTCTACGTGCTCTGCCGCGGATTCGCCGGTTGGGAGGTCCTGGCCATCGCCGGTACCTGCATGGCTGTCTACGGCGTGCTTTACGCGTGTATTGAAAACAACGCACGGCGCATCCTCTCCTACCACATCGTTTCGCAGGTGGGATACATGGTCGCCGGCATCGGCATCGGCACCGCCATGACGCTCAACGGCGCCGTGGCTCACGCCTATGCGCATATCCTCTATAAGGGCCTGCTGTTCATGGGAACCGGCGCGGTCCTGTACTCCGTGGGCACCGCCAAGCTCGACGAGCTGGGCGGCCTGGCCTACAAATTGCCGTGGGTCATGGTTTGGTACATGGTCGCGGCGCTGTCCATCTCCGGAATGCCGCTGTTCAACGGCTTCATCTCCAAGACCATGACCATTGCGGGCGCCGCCGAGGCGCACCACACCTGGCTGGCCTTGGGTATGGAGATCGCCGCAGTGGGTACGTTCATCTCGGTGGGCGTCAAGCTCCCGTACTTCGCGTTCTGGGGCGGAAAGAAGGAATACACCGGTGAGGTCAAGCCCATCCCGGTCAACATGTACGTGGGCATGGCCATTGCGGGCCTCCTGTGTATCGCGCAGGGCGTTTACCCGCACATGCTCTACAAGTACCTTCCGTTCGAGGTCGAGCATCACGCGTTCGTCCCCTGGACTATCGACAAGGTCATCAACTCGAGCCTGCTGCTCGGTTTCTCCGGCCTGGCCTTCTACCTGACTCGTAAGGTCATCAAGCCGCACGCCTTCCTCAATCTGGACTTCGACTGGTTCTACCGCCTGATCGGACGCGTCACCATGCGCGGGATCTGCTGGCCCAGCTCCAAGGTCGATGACGTCTGGACCGAGGTATACCGGACCGTGGGCCTCAAGGCTCTTATCGACGCCGGTAGAGGCACAAGCGTCTTCGATAAGAAGGGCATCGATACAGTGGTGGACGGAAGCGCCTACAGCGTCAGGAACATCGGCAGGTTCGGGGCTAAGGTCCAGAATGCGAACCTGCAGGATTACCTGGCCTATGCCACCGTTCTTGGTTTGGGCATCTTCGCCCTGGTATGGTACTTCGGCTAA
- a CDS encoding 4Fe-4S domain-containing protein: MKNEQTCTKTREVAIELGDCRSCQGCIDLNPDVFQWDEALDMPYVCRSKVTEEEVRDIMNTCPEGCIVFVDC; encoded by the coding sequence ATGAAGAACGAACAAACCTGTACCAAGACACGTGAAGTCGCCATTGAGCTGGGCGATTGCCGCTCATGCCAGGGCTGTATCGATCTCAACCCCGACGTATTCCAATGGGATGAAGCACTGGACATGCCCTATGTGTGCCGTTCCAAGGTTACCGAGGAAGAAGTCCGGGACATCATGAACACCTGTCCCGAAGGATGCATAGTTTTCGTAGATTGCTGA